TGATGAGGATCACGGCCATGGCCGTGGGGCTGAGCACGAGCAGGAAGCTCATGCGGCAGAAGAGGTACACGCCCGCGGTCACCATGGTGGCCGCGTGGATGAGCGCGGAGACCGGGGTGGGGCCGGCCATCGCGTCCGGCAGCCACACGTACAGCGGCAGCTGCGCGCTCTTGCCGCTCGCCCCCAGCAGGAAGAGCAGGAGGATGGCGGTGATGACGCCGCCGAAGGTGTAGCCCGCGAGCGGACCCTCGACGATCTCGGAGTGCAGCGTCACCTTCGCCGCGCCCTCGTGCGGCAGCGCGTTGGCCATGGCCTCCAGGCCCTGGAAGGTGAGCGGGCCCTTGGCGGACAGGCCCTGCGCGTAGCGCTCGGGGCGGTTGTTGTCCGGGGCGAAGTTGGTGTTGTCCGCCTGGCGCTGGAAGGCGCCCACGGTGAGCACCAGCAGGAAGGTGGCGATGAGGAACGCGAAGTCACCCACGCGGTTGGCGATGAACGCCTTGCGCCCCGCCCAGGCCTTGGCCGCGTCGTTGTACCAGAACCCGATGAGCAGGTAGCTGCACATGCCCACGCCCTCCCAGCCCACGAAGAGCAGGACGAGGTTGTCGGCGAGCACCAGCGTGAGCATCGCGGCGACGAAGAGGTTGAGGTACGCGAAGTAGCGCCAGTAGCCTTCGTCGTGCTCCATGTAGCTGGTGGAGTACAGGTGGATGAGGAAGCCCACGCCGGTGATGACCAGCAGCAGGATGGCGTTGAGGTGGTCCACCATCAGCCCGAAGTTCACGCGGAAGTCGCCCGCGCTGAACCAGGTGCCGAAGTCGTGCGCCATCGCGTAGCGCACCGAGTTGAAGCTGAAGGAGCTGGTGAGCGACACGGGGCGGCCGCCCTGCACGTGGCTCACCGCCCAGAACGCGAGCACGCTCAGGACGAAGGAGCCCGCGACGGCGCCCAGCGCCACGAGGTGCACGTTGCCGCGGCCCAGCTTGCGGCCGAACACGCCGCAGATGAACGCGCCGAGCAGGGGCAGCGCGATGATCAGCCACAGCGAGGGCGCCAGGGTGTCGGGAGGCACCGGGGCGGTCATGAAGAACTGGCGGATTGCGTCCATGAGGGGGCTCTGGGGAGGCGCAGAAGGTTTCGACTAGTGCTTCATCGTCTTCATGTCGTCGATGTTGACGCTGCCGCGGCTGCGGAACACCGCGATGACGATCGCGAGCCCGATGGCAGCCTCCGCGGCAGCCACCGCGATGACGAAGAAGGCAGAGATGTGGCCGATGCTGTCACCGCGCTGGCGCGCGAACGCGAGGAAGGTGAGGTTCGCGGCGTTGAGCATCAGCTCCACGCACATGAACACCACCAGCGCGTTGCGGCGGGTGAGCACGCCGAACATGCCCATGCAGAAGAGGGCCGCGGCGAGGAAGAGGTAGTATTGGGTGGGGACCATTCGCGCGCGCTCGTTGAGGGTCGTTGAAGTTTAGATACGGCTCTTGGAGACGACGACCGCGCCGACCATGGACACCAGCAGGAGCAGGCTCACCGCCTCGAAGGGGAAGAGCCAGCGGGTGTAGAGGTCCACGCCCAGGGCGCGCAGCGTGCCGAAGCTGGCGGCGCTGCCCGCGTCCATCACGCCGGCCACCTGCGGCGCATGCGCGATGGCGAGCGCGAGGCCCGCGAAGAGGCCGAGCGCCGCGAGCCCGCCCGCGATGCGGCTGAGCGTGAGGCGAGGGGCCCCCAGCTCCGTCTCGCCCAGGTTCAGGAGCATGATGACGAAGAGGAAGAGCACCATGATGGCGCCCGCGTACACGAGCACCTGCAGCGCCGCGATGGTGTGCGCCCACAGCAGCACGTAGATGCCGGCGAGGAAGAAGAAGCTCGCCACCAGGCTCATCGCCGAGTTGATGGGGTTCTTGGCGAAGATGACCAGCCCCGCGGACAGCAGGGTGGCGACCGCGAAGACGAAGAAGAGGACCAGCTCGACGTTCACGACCACTCTCCGAACTCGCCCCACGGCTTGTCGCCGAACGGGCAGCGCTTCTCGTGGATGTGCGCCTCGAACTCGGCGCGGAACCGCATGAGGAACGAATGGGTGGGCAGCGCCGCCGCATCGCCCAGGGCGCAGATGGTGTTGCCCAGGCCGATGGGGGGGTAGGGCGCGATGGAGGTGGCCACGTTGGAGAGCAGCTCCAGGTCCTCCATGTCCGCGCGCCCCTCCTCGATCTTGCGCAGCAGGCGCGTCTGCCACGGGGTGCCCTCGCGGCAGGGGGTGCACTGGCCGCAGCTCTCCTCGGCGTAGAAGCGCGCCACGCGCCACAGGCTGCGCACCATGCAGGTGCGGTCGTCCATGACGATGACGCCGCCGCTGCCCGCCATGCTCTGCAGGGGCTTGAGCGCCTCGAACTCCATCGCGGTGCCGAGCTCGTGCGGGCTGAGCACCGGCGCGCTGGAGCCGCCGGGGATGACCGCCTTCACCTTGCGGCCGTTGGGCAGGCCCCGGCCGTACGCGTCCCCGAAGATGAGGTCGTTGAAGGTGGTGTGCATGCTGCACTCGTAGACGCCCGGGCGGTTCACCGTGCCCGAGAGGCAGACGAGGCGCGTGCCGCCGCTCTTGTCCGTGCCCAGCTTCGCGTACTTCTCCGGGCCCATGGCGAACACGTGCGGCACGCTCGCGAGCGTCTCCACGTTGTTCACCACCGTGGGGCAGCCGAAGAGGCCGACGACGGCGGGGAACGGAGGCTTGAGCCGGGGCCAGCCCTTCTTGCCCTCGAGGCTCTCGAGCAGCGCCGTCTCCTCGCCGCAGATGTACGCGCCCGCGCCGCGCACCAGGTAGCAGTTGAGCTCGAAGTCCTTGCCCAGCACCTTCTTGCCGAAGATGCCGGCCTTGTAGGCCTCGTCGATGGCGGCCTGGCAGCGCTCGGCGGGGAACTTGAACTCGCCGCGCAGGTACACGTAGCAGGTGTGCACGCCCAGCGCCCACGCGGCGATGGCGATGCCCTCGAGCATCATGTGCGGGTCCAGCTCGAGGATGTAGCGGTCTTTAAAAGTCCCCGGCTCGCTCTCGTCACCGTTGACGGCGAGGTACTTGGGCTTGGGGCTGTCCTTGGGGACGAAGCTCCACTTGAGGCCGGTGGGGAAGCCCGCGCCGCCGCGGCCGCGCAGGTTGCTCTTCTTCACCTCGTCGATGACGGCGGCCGGGGCCATCTCGAGCGCCTTCTTCAGGCCCTCGTAGCCGCCGCGCTTGCGGTAGGCGTCCAGCGTCCAGGACTGGGGGCTGCCCCAGTACTTGGAGATGAGCGGTTCGATCACGGGTGCCGCCATGGGATGGGTCTTCCTCGGCTGAGCTGAAAGGAAAGGAATGCGCTACGGGAGCTTGTCGATCAGCGCGTCCAGCTTGGCGCGCGTGAGGCTCTCGTGGTGGTCTTCGTTGATCTGCAGGCAGGGGGCGGTGCCGCAGGAGGCGAGGCACTCGGTCTCGCGCAGGAAGAAGCGCTCGTTGGCCTCGCCCGCCTTGAGGCCCAGCTTCTGCTCCAGGTAGGCGAGCATCTTCTCCGCGCCCCAGAGGCTGCAGGAGAGGTTGGTGCACACGTCCACCGTGTACTTGCCGGGCTTCTTCAGGTGGTACATCACGTAGAAGCTGGCCACCTCGTAGGCGCGCTCGCGCGTGGTGCCGAGGCGCTCGGCGACGAGCGCGAGGCCCTCGGGAGGGCACCACCCCTTGATGGCCTGCAGCGCGCGCAGCGCGGGCAGCATCGCGGCGCTCTTGCGGTCCGCGGGGTAGTGGCTCAGGAGCTCAGCGATCTCCGCGTCGAACTTCTTCTGCTCGTCGGGAGTAAAGAGGGGGGTGTTCAGGGGCTCCGCCATGGCGGGCGGGTACGTAGGCCCCCGGGCCCCGCCTTGTCAATGAAAAGCCTGATCGCCCGGGCGGCATTCCATCAGTGATTTGC
This region of Aggregicoccus sp. 17bor-14 genomic DNA includes:
- the nuoK gene encoding NADH-quinone oxidoreductase subunit NuoK, with the protein product MVPTQYYLFLAAALFCMGMFGVLTRRNALVVFMCVELMLNAANLTFLAFARQRGDSIGHISAFFVIAVAAAEAAIGLAIVIAVFRSRGSVNIDDMKTMKH
- a CDS encoding NADH-quinone oxidoreductase subunit J; the protein is MNVELVLFFVFAVATLLSAGLVIFAKNPINSAMSLVASFFFLAGIYVLLWAHTIAALQVLVYAGAIMVLFLFVIMLLNLGETELGAPRLTLSRIAGGLAALGLFAGLALAIAHAPQVAGVMDAGSAASFGTLRALGVDLYTRWLFPFEAVSLLLLVSMVGAVVVSKSRI
- the nuoF gene encoding NADH-quinone oxidoreductase subunit NuoF encodes the protein MAAPVIEPLISKYWGSPQSWTLDAYRKRGGYEGLKKALEMAPAAVIDEVKKSNLRGRGGAGFPTGLKWSFVPKDSPKPKYLAVNGDESEPGTFKDRYILELDPHMMLEGIAIAAWALGVHTCYVYLRGEFKFPAERCQAAIDEAYKAGIFGKKVLGKDFELNCYLVRGAGAYICGEETALLESLEGKKGWPRLKPPFPAVVGLFGCPTVVNNVETLASVPHVFAMGPEKYAKLGTDKSGGTRLVCLSGTVNRPGVYECSMHTTFNDLIFGDAYGRGLPNGRKVKAVIPGGSSAPVLSPHELGTAMEFEALKPLQSMAGSGGVIVMDDRTCMVRSLWRVARFYAEESCGQCTPCREGTPWQTRLLRKIEEGRADMEDLELLSNVATSIAPYPPIGLGNTICALGDAAALPTHSFLMRFRAEFEAHIHEKRCPFGDKPWGEFGEWS
- the nuoE gene encoding NADH-quinone oxidoreductase subunit NuoE is translated as MNTPLFTPDEQKKFDAEIAELLSHYPADRKSAAMLPALRALQAIKGWCPPEGLALVAERLGTTRERAYEVASFYVMYHLKKPGKYTVDVCTNLSCSLWGAEKMLAYLEQKLGLKAGEANERFFLRETECLASCGTAPCLQINEDHHESLTRAKLDALIDKLP